AGTACACAGGTACTCAAAACTCTACTTAGATGCAATAGCCATGGCACAGAGACAGAACAGGATGTTTATTTATGATGTGCATTCCAAACACCAATTAACTTGTTTATGGCAGACACCGACATCACCAATTAAAGCCTCAGTTTCACTTGCcctttaagaaaataaacttttatcCTTATTTTGCCTTCtgatttcacagaatatttggGTTTGAGAATCAGCTGTGTCTTGAGCAGGAGTGTATTAAGAACACTCAAAGTATAAAAAGCATTATTCATAAGTTCTGTCACTGAAAACTAGGTACCAACCTTGCAACTCTTCTGTCTCAGGTACTGTTTTGTCCACAGCTGTGCTATCCGCTTGGGATGATGCTACAGATTCTGTTAAAAGTGACTGATTTGACACAGGGCTgcgaggcaaaaaaaaagaaagttatgATTTTTATAATGCATTTCCATATTCTTTTCCTGTAAGAGATGTATTAGGGCACCTCTTGATGAAAAGGTATCCCAGAACTTTTCAttctgaagtaatttctgtAACCACTTAAAACTACCACAACCTGAATTGACACAAAAggtaaactttttttttttattattcatacTGAATGCAACGGAACAGTTCcactataaaaagaaaaatattttgggtgGTTTGGCATACCATCATTCCACACAGAAGCAACAATGCAACATTCAATATGCAAGGATCTTTCAGCAAGATAATTGTAGAGGAGATAGTTTCAATGTTCTGGTGATATGAACAAGAAAATTGCAGCATGTCAAATGTTTCCAGTAATAAAgttgcagcagctgcacacagaACCCCTTGGATTTTCAGAGTGTAAAGTGGTGCAGGCCAAACCTCCCAACCCTTTAGCCATACTGCTAAATCACAGCATGGCTGAACACTCACCAAGGAACACCCTGAGCAGTTGAGAGAGAGCAGTTCAACACTAGCCATCACTCCCAGCCAAGCTGCtcatccagcagctctcctATGGAATAAGACAGAGCTCAAGTCCCAAGCAAGAAGTAGCACTCTCTCAGCTGcgtttttatttcttcctttccactGAGGGATTCACTCTGAAGGCAAAAACCAGATTATCCAGCAGCCCATGAACCAGCACTTCACAGCACAACCAGAGCACTGGAGTTGCAATTTTAATTGTCAAGAACTGCATGCAGGTCTTGAACTGCCCATCTGGACACCTACAAAAAGGCATTgtcaattaattttatttgtccTCAGAGCATTGTAAGCCTGAGGTATCCCCAGAGACTGAAGCTGAATTCCTGCtcctttattttgaaaaaaaaaaaaaaaaacaaaaaaaaacaaaccaaaaaaaaacaagcaagggACACTGGTTTTTTTGAAGAGCAAGTCCAAGAGCAACCATCCACTCATTTCTCCTGCAACCAGTAATCAAGCCAGTGATCAGTGAGGTACTTCTATTCTTTCATGGTTTTATTGAAGTTGTGAGAGAACAAAGGCAAGGCACTGTAATTGGTTCACATCTGTGCACTGACCTGGatgaacttttttcttctttttacacACACCAGAAGAGTTGTTTCAGGGTAAGATAAGTATTTTCTACCCCAACTAGAAACCTCAGAATGGAAAGACTAAATATAGCATCAAGCATGTCACCTAGCTCTCAGTTCATATGCAGGATCCAAGCATGAGATAACACCTCCTATAAAAAGCTAGGGAGCAGAAACAGTCTGAGCAGAATCAGTCAGCAGTAACTGATTAAATCACCCTCACCCTGTGTTCTActacattcattttttttaaagaaaagtttaaatGAGTATTACTGCAAGTTTAGCTATAGTATATAACACGCTAACACTTTTCACTCAAAAAATTTCCAAAGCACTTAACTTGCTGTTGGTTGTGTCATTCTAAACTGAAATGGAGCCACTAAGTATAAACAAATATTTAGCTTTTACAAATGGAGAACACTTATTAAGTCTGAGTGGTTTACAAGAGGACATTATGTATCCTTGAATAATCCAGATGGAAATTACTTGTTTAATAAGAGATCAGTTCAGTTGCACAACTTGTACCAAGACCCATGTCTTTACCCTGTTCTAGTACTCTCCACTCCTTGCAAAGCAACTGGCTTGTTAACACATTATCATACATTTATTTATGAGAGCTCTAGTAAACAGCTCCCTGCCATTTTACAAAATCCTCAGATTTCTAGGATGAAAAGAGCTCTCCTTTGGTAAATGCACTGCAAGTTGTGGAAGCAGAAGAGCAGCCAGACACATCTTCGTAGAACAGAAGCTGACAACTTCTATCTGAGGCTGAATTATAAAGACAAATTTCCATTTGAATGCCAGATGAAGCACAGAGAACTGCTAGCATTCACCCTGAGATCCCATGCTTTAAAGTTAGCTCTGAAATCCTACACCTTCTCCTAATCCTGGTTCCAGCATTTAATTATGCAGGATCAGCACACTTCATTTAATCATTTtgacacagatttttctgtaaAGACACAGAGCAGACCGAAGCACCTTACCTTGGCTGCATAGATGGAGTCGATGTAGAATCTAAAGTGGACTGAGTTTCCTGGGCACTGCCCTCTGTGCACTGGACCGGTAAGGACTCGGTGATACTACTGACAGAGGCTGCTGCAAGACACACCCAGGGAAAAGGTGTTATGCTACTTCCTGGGATTACAAAAATTACACATCGCATTTACTCTTTGACCCCTACTACACCAGTCAGGAAAGTAATTGACTCTCTCTGCCTACACCATaatgaaatgtaattttccaAAAACTAATTATGTTTGACCGTATTTTGATCTCTTTCCAGCCCCAGGCCCCCAGAACTTACACTGCAGAAAATTTTGAAGCTGGAGTCTTAAAACATTTACTATTTTTTGCTAATTAAAGCATCTACAAAAGCAGCTTTCTCAGCATACATTGTTACTCCAACATGAGAAGCTGGTGTTTTGTCTAAATAACCAAGATGGATCTGTGAGAACACCAGTATAACATCCTAATGCCAACTCCAGATGCATTTTGAAAGTGCAGAATCCAGATGGCCAGATTTCAATAGAAGCTACTGCTTCAATTTAAAAGGTTCAGTTGAAGGAAAGGCAACAGGACACAGGGccaaaaagaacagaaagtatGTGAAGCTAAGGAAAAACTATTGTTGCCTTTTCCCAACCTGGAAATTAAACTTGAGAATTTTAGTAAGGAGGTAATGATAGAAGCAGATCTTTATTTGAGGGCCTCCAGGGGCAGTTTTGGGAAGATATCCACAAAAGCCACTGAAGGCcttcaaaaggaaaaggcatCACTAGGCAAGTGTTTACAGGTTAATCCTTCAGCATGAGGCCACAGAGATGAAATACCTGTACTTAAAATGCTTTTCACGAGCATTCCCCAAGCCTAATCCTATCTCTAAAGTAATTTCAGCAAAAATAAAGCGTAGtgtttttgtgcatttttataACTTCAAATCAGAAACACTCAAATGAATACAAAAAGGTATTAGCAAGGGGCTACTTTGAGCAGATTTGTGGCAACACAGTTACATTATGAGCATTCCATCCAAGCTCATTCCATAAGGTAAGATGCTGGAATGAAATGGTTTGCACTAATGCTCCAACAACCAGTATCTGGACACGGCCAGGAAGCTGCTGCCCGCTGGGTCAGGTTGAGCTGCTCACCACACGTATGTGGGGTTACTTACCAGGAGGGCTAATTCTACCATTACTGTTCTGCCTTTGAAGGTGTTCTTTGTAGCACACTGAACACATGCCATTTGTGCGAGGATTCCCGTAAAATCCGCAGCCAGTGGAACAAAGCATAGGCACTTGGCTACGGTTAGTTTCTTGGGCCATTCTCCCTTCTTCTATAAACCTGAAATTGATACACACAACCCAGTATTTAGAGGCCTGAGAAAAGCCTTCTTTTACAGCTGCCATTTGAAAATCTGGAATTTCCTACAGCTCAGCAAAAAGATCATCCAGAAAAAATGCCTTGCGGGTAACTCCATGCCCTTTCCCAAAAAAAGTCTATGAAGTCTTCCCAATAATACACGTACATATGTAAGGCTTTGCATGACCCACCCTTCCAGCCCCACCAATTTATTTTCAATGTATACCCCacaaagaaaactaattttagCAAATATTAGAAGTGTTACTGCTTCTGGCAGCCAGGTAAGGGGAGTAGGGGAGGGGGACACTTATGCTGAAACCTGAACACCTGACACTGGGCACGAGAACTGTGAAATAAGAGACAAGCATGGTAATTTGTCCAATGCCCAATTACTTGCTGCACAGTAATTATAATTAACGACAGTCACATGAATTCACATGTCACTGTTTAGTCACTGCATCATTAGTGAAAGACGACAACTGCTTACCACAAACCCCGTGTTATGATTTTTCACACGCTAAGAGAATATCATCCTTACAGTCAAAGATATTAGACCACGTAAACATAACctgctatttttaaattctgtgtgaaaataaaataaaaatgagaagagATACATGAGTCTAGAGAAATATAATACATGAGTTGCCATATGATTTAACATCCTTAACTTTGATTTTCATAAAAACAgtatcatttatttttttcccccggcTCGTATTGATCAAGTTTACAAATACTTGCAAGTTATTACAAGAAAATGACATCAAATGACAATTTCCATCAGTGTTCTGAGGCTCTTAACTATTATCAAGTGGTCtaatttgcaaataatttttgacATATcatctaaaaattaattttccatttacCACCTCATAAATATACAACTGCACTTTTTTAACCTGGGTCTACCATTTCCTGATTAAAAAGTAAGCTGAAGCATAGGTAATTTTAATTCTTGTAAGTCACGCCAAAGATAAGCAATattactgggggaaaaaaaaaaaaaaaatcatcaatcTTGGAAGTAACATCAGTATACATTtctaacagaaagaaaaaaatccagagggAAAGGGGTCTCAAGATACTTGAATACTTTACCAACTGCCATGTTATAAAACTAGATTAAACCACAGTAAGAAGtaccacagcaaaaaaatatttccttttacatAAGATGCATTCGAAGCCAAACACAAACAACTTCCCCATTATTTTGTTTCCAGAGAAATCTCATCTGCTCTCACACCCACATCCActccattttgtttttatttccccaaaACATATGAAATTGATACAAGTGCAAACCTCTGGGTTGCAAAGCCAACAGCAACACGGAAACAAGTCAAGTCTTCTCACAGCAGTAAGGTACTCTACCGATGGGGAAGGATACAAGACAAGGAAGATGTACAGGCAGGAAGACAACCAAAATCTGATAGTATCTTTTTCAGCTTCAACCTGCAATTAAGCTTATTTCAGCTGTTGACTATGCTCCCCCACCCCGAGAAGCATTTGCTTTTGACATACAAAGCCCCCATTGACCTCACATGACAGCTAAATTTGATTTTTGCTGAAGTACTGTACTTGTAAGCTCAAAGAGCACtttcattcctgcttttctccagaCAGTCTTTCAGAATGAAACTGCAAGTAGTGCATGTGGAATTTAATTCTTATGCTGGGCCCAACATTTCAGAGAAGCCATTTCAGGGGAACACAAATGAATATGAGTTTGCTGTGCTTTGGTAACCAGAACTAATTTAAAGCTGAAACCTTATGCAAATCATTCTTTGGCACAGAATGTTTTAAGATTGAAAGACTAATTAAAAACGCTTTTGACTGAATATTTCAAGAGCTAATAGAGATTCAATGTCACAATACAACTATTAATCCTTTTAACTTTAGGCAGCAGCATATTAAAGAACCCTACACGAACTTCCAGATTGTACcatgattttctttctgttcaatATTAGATTCAAGCAGCACACAGAACTCAATAACTGCACTAGCCACTGCTAATACTCCCCAATACATTGCTGAAGGGACCAGGTGCtaacacaaacacaaataaCAATCTCTAACattgatgtaaaaaaaaaaaaaagttctgctCCAATTCCATAAACAAACTGTGAAAGGTGCCCAAAGATGCCCAGAcgaaaaacaggaaaagctgGCCTGAGTTCCAGCTAAGCCAGTTCCCAAGTTCATTAACCAGTGGATCCTGTCACCAGTCAAAGCACAAGCCACTAGCATGAGGCTCCAGAACACTTCAATCTCCAAGGGGAAGTGCCAGGGATTCTTCTGAAGAGTTTTAATAAGGGCCACAGGAAGCGGAAGATCTTTCATTGGTTGCTAATATTTGAGAAATACAATGAATAAGAGATAGGATCAACCTGATGCAATGTTATGAAGTCAAAGTAGAACTTGCATCAAGACAACAGCTTGTGGGGTACGAAGGGGACAATTGGGTACAGTCCCCCTCACCCACATAATTACTGCTGTGagctaccaaaaaaacccaccaggaaaagaaaggatcATCACCAACAAAGTTTTCTGACAGTTCAGTGAGCTCAATCAGTTCACATgcaaaaacacaaacagaaagtCCAACACAGGAGAGCCTCTGGAATTGATGTGAGGAAGGATATGTGACCAGGAGGGATAACACATGCTTTAGCAGCCTGTAAGCTCCTGGGATAGTTGAACTCCCCTATTTGAACCCTAAAGCCACAGAATACCAAACCAGGATAGTAAGCTCTCCCATGCTTAGCCCTCCCTTCTAGTTCTCACACGCACCAAAATGAAACGAGGAAATGatcaaactttaaaaaaaaaatatcaaccACTCCACCTTCTGCCAATTAATTTCAACACAAGATTGGTTTCTGAGCTCATTTGTCACACCTGTGCTGTTTGGGTAGGGGAGAGGGTCTAGCTGCAGACACGtgttccagcagcagagcaggcttAAGGAATTCAGAGAACCACTAGCCAAAGGCAGGCACtgaaggcagaaggaaagagaCGCAAGCACAGGCAGTTCGTGCAGTGCCCTCGGGCCGTGCCCGTCCTGTCCACACTCGTCCCGTCCCTCGGGAGGGCAGGGGCCGGATGACAGCGCTGCTCCTCGGGCCCGGCACCgccaccagcacagcagccgGACTCTGCCCCAGCGCAGCAAACACGAGCGGCCACACATCACCCAACAGATGTTTTTGGGGAGGGAAGTACCTCCCATCCACCCCGTTCTTGGCTCAGCTTCAgctgatttttgtttcaaactGTCCGTAATGCCTCACGCAGGAAGACGCGCAGTATCACCGAGCCCAGACATCAGCAGCGACCGCCCACCTCTACTGCTGTACGGGATGTTCGCTCCCACAGCTCCGGCCACTGCTGCAcaatccctgcctgcagccGCATCAGCTCAGCCATCTCATGGAAACAACGCAAATATTTGCTCTGGTGCACTGGAGAGCTTGCTGATCTGACAGAAGATCAACTCCAGAGAAATGACATACACTGCACAGGAAGTGACATGGCTAAAAATAGGACAACCCTTTTTAGGGGCAGCAAGCCTTTGCTGAGCATCAAGCCAGTATACTGTGAAATAAAACCCAAGTGCATACACTATCCATAATTTCAAAAATGGTCTCCCCTAGCTTGGCTTCAGTATGACACTTGAAACAGCTTCATAGCTGAAATGACGACAAGGTCTTGGGATCAACATGACTGCATGTACGTCCTCCTCGGTCTGAGGTGTCACAAAACAAACGTGGAGCTTCTCAAGCTCCTGGAAATgcctctgggctctgcctgctcccccagagctgtgcctgcacagcATTCACAGGGTCATGCTATGAATTCTGAAGGTTATTCTGAATGCAGAGTTGATtcctcttaaagaaaaaaaacccagaacaacaGTGCTCTTTACAGGATTTCAAACACACTCCCTGCTTTGCTTTACAGTATAGTTGTATAACCAGTTATAACAAGCACTAATGAGAAGGAAGAGCTGAGAGGGAAGTGCAAGAGCCTTAAAAAACTCCTCTCAGTGCAACCCCACAACATCTTCACTGAAGATTATGGAATAAACACCCTCTTTCTGTATTAGCTAAAAATTGCTAAACTTCAGCTGAAATTACCTCTGTTTTCTTAAAGACAATTATTGCCACTAGAAGCAtggcagcacacagctctgcaggctaTGTCCTTTTCCTACAAATAAGGCGCTTACAGTCTACCTGTTCCTCCTGTAATACACaacttcatttatttaataatgtCCTTTTACTGCTGCTACAGGTTCTACCTTTCTCTCTCACCACAGCATATCCTCAGAATAAATTCCTCTCTGtactaaacaaaaaatatgcCAAGGACATGCCTATAAAATGTATAGAGTTGAAGCTGTAGAAACACTAAAGCAGAGCAAATCTTCTGGACATCAAGTTCTCTGGAGAAAGAGACACATCTTCCAATATTCTGTAAAGCAAGTAACAAAATACTTGTGGACATCTCTTCCCCACAGAGCAGGCACTGTGATCTTGgtcttcttccccccccccccccccccctttcttcttcttttccttttaattaaaatgtttatatgCCACTAGTTTCAAATAACTGATACCCTAGCTTTATAGGTTCAAATGTTAATCAGTAAGATCAGAGAGAGCAGCATTTAGCAGGATTAAACACACAAGGTTTAAGAATAATCTCCTTCACACACCCcacacctcccccccccccccccccccccccagttctagacaagaagaaaaaaaagtctggcACAGAAGCCAGCTTTCTCTTCATCTGTCTTCCTCAAAGAAAAAGGTCTCTTGAATACCAGTTACCCTCATACTTCAAGTTGTGGTAAGGAAAACAAGCAGATCCTTACATCTTGCAGTACAGTCTTGTGTTCTGCAAACACTCCTAAAATCTGTGACTGGTATGGGAAGGATCCCTCCCAAAAGCTAATGCTGAGACCACCCAAACAGCATTGtgcctcagcagcacagcagacatAGTTTTGAACCATTCTGATGCCAGCTTCAAAACTGCTGCtcagagagaaagcagaacacTGAGTGTGAGCTACTCTTCATTGTCAAAATCAGCACACTGACAGTTTTACCTGACACTCACCTCGAATGATAAATCCACTTTTAACAAGTGATTAAAATATTCCCTCCTCTGTCATAATCAGCTTTATAATGAAGCAGTTCAGCACTGAAGTAGCACCAAGACTAATGgtcattttctctttgtgctAATGAAGCAAGGAAGAAACTGCAGAACTGGTAATGTGTGCTTAAACATACAAAGCTTCATTCCAAGCACAAATAAGACACAAAGGTAGGCACACAAAAATACACTTCACCTTGTAGCATGTACTGGCACAGATACCCAATACTACATGTATCATCATACGAAAAGGCATGCTGGCACAAGAAGCAATAAACAGGAAATGCATTTCTCTACAGGCTTATCAAAACAAAGGGCAAATAAAAGCCCAAGAGCAAAGTTCTGTTGAATCCTGCTGCAGAAGCTCCCAAAGCACTGGCTGTGATCGAGGACACCAGTTCATATTGGAATTTGTTGCTTGTGTGTCCTGCTAGAAGCAGGACACTACTCAGGGTTATAAAGCACTAGACTCACCAATTAACAGCAAGTTACAGAACAGTcctgttttttggttgtttttttaacacCATTGCTGTCTCCCAAAAGGCTCCAATTTACATTCACTGAGCAGTCATTTGTAGCTGCTTTAAGGCATTATCATGTCCCGGCAACTTGCTATGGAGCCAAGAAGAACTGGCAGATTTGAATAGGGGCCTCAGTCATTACAGCTCAGCCCAGCTTGCTGGTTGCAGTCAGACATGTCATTTCATCTTACAGCTCACCCTTGCTAAAGCACTGCAGCTGGTTCACATTTGCCAGCACAGCTACATGTGTAGTTACACTCTGACCCAGTTTCATCAGAATGCTTTGAGTTAAAAAAGTGAATATAGTTAAGGACGAGCTATGCAAGCAGATCTCTAAGGGCAGCGACCTCTTTGTTCCTGTAGCAGCAGAAcacacagctgctgcatttttcaAAGCACAGGAGTTGCAACTTCCTCAGCACCGAGAGAATCCATACATTTTAAAGCTTTCCTCTCATTCCACTGAGCCTCCAGTTTTCTTCCTGCTTAAACAAGCTAAagttttaaattgcattttgaa
This window of the Cinclus cinclus chromosome 13, bCinCin1.1, whole genome shotgun sequence genome carries:
- the ZFAND6 gene encoding AN1-type zinc finger protein 6 isoform X2 — protein: MAQETNRSQVPMLCSTGCGFYGNPRTNGMCSVCYKEHLQRQNSNGRISPPAASVSSITESLPVQCTEGSAQETQSTLDSTSTPSMQPSPVSNQSLLTESVASSQADSTAVDKTVPETEELQASVSENAEPTPEEQDKSLDKPKQKKNRCFMCRKKVGLTGFECRCGNVYCGMHRYSDVHSCSYNYKADAAEKIRKENPVVVGEKIQKI
- the ZFAND6 gene encoding AN1-type zinc finger protein 6 isoform X1, with amino-acid sequence MFIEEGRMAQETNRSQVPMLCSTGCGFYGNPRTNGMCSVCYKEHLQRQNSNGRISPPAASVSSITESLPVQCTEGSAQETQSTLDSTSTPSMQPSPVSNQSLLTESVASSQADSTAVDKTVPETEELQASVSENAEPTPEEQDKSLDKPKQKKNRCFMCRKKVGLTGFECRCGNVYCGMHRYSDVHSCSYNYKADAAEKIRKENPVVVGEKIQKI